One window of Methanobacterium alkalithermotolerans genomic DNA carries:
- the thpR gene encoding RNA 2',3'-cyclic phosphodiesterase produces MSDSSVIRTFLAADIDKSLNAGIVDVQEKLKSVEAPVKFVESENLHFTLKFFGDISKDKINEISSVTEEKLKNHDPFSISIEGMGVFPSLRYIRVLWIGTKDTDSFSSMQKDLDDEFIKMGFSKERSYLPHLTIGRLKGSANKELLVEKIEELKEVKIGNMKIDQLVLKKSELTPEGPIYTNLEVFKL; encoded by the coding sequence ATGAGTGATTCTTCAGTTATAAGAACCTTTTTAGCAGCAGATATTGATAAATCTTTAAATGCAGGTATAGTGGATGTTCAGGAAAAACTTAAATCGGTAGAAGCCCCGGTTAAGTTTGTTGAAAGTGAGAATTTGCACTTCACCCTTAAATTTTTTGGAGATATTTCTAAAGATAAAATAAATGAAATATCATCTGTAACTGAAGAAAAACTAAAAAATCATGATCCATTCTCTATTTCTATTGAAGGAATGGGAGTTTTTCCAAGTTTAAGATACATAAGAGTATTGTGGATTGGTACTAAAGATACTGATTCATTTTCCAGCATGCAAAAAGATCTGGATGATGAATTTATTAAAATGGGATTTTCTAAAGAAAGAAGTTACCTGCCCCACCTTACCATTGGACGTTTGAAAGGTTCTGCCAATAAAGAACTTTTAGTGGAGAAAATTGAAGAACTAAAAGAAGTTAAAATAGGTAATATGAAAATTGATCAGTTAGTCCTTAAAAAAAGCGAACTAACACCTGAAGGTCCCATATACACTAATCTGGAAGTATTCAAACTTTAA
- a CDS encoding DUF530 domain-containing protein: MNESVLIGKSEKFLDYLQKQELSFKEVCHLEGFLEIYQNLNHNLEELQDLRETMENKGYKAPYRSLARYGSSPTAEVMVEEMHDSNRHSQYFRMKAAAKKNILDRVKSSISSHKIAMGNLEEYGLIKCKSCSKKYRVFEIYYQNNSFSPCSCNSSNFELEVNKQGVWQLGIIPHLPLSGDYMVKMSHLTAWGRESFKKIIKVLKQERKGVVKTISLVIKVMESGRWIRKRITIDAEDNENYERDLRNKYGSNMRIEFLQFHRKKPAILNDRHTRTALALSYVQFAEKIVEEIEEKVISHYIKNPAKLQLYDDLVLESKSIAEDPLGEFENLEDIQEEKLNKLLIENGLMTSYGDFKRELQQDLNSRARLEKKIFPGISLTMIMWDIIKYYLSTSYDRRNKFSGPFPYLRPNMDRNQIKVFQEFDKEVVDILKIFNNENIEYIPHIQNIVAKKFDMEQKMKGLHMKSNPPAFGAAVLSLESEIPINRCAELFSVSLEELNMEKRNIETFGKPSTTKAKKFLEMIKK, encoded by the coding sequence ATGAATGAATCTGTTCTAATTGGTAAATCCGAGAAATTTCTGGACTACCTTCAAAAGCAGGAATTAAGCTTTAAGGAGGTCTGCCATCTGGAGGGATTTCTTGAGATTTATCAAAACCTTAACCATAACCTGGAAGAACTCCAGGATTTAAGAGAAACTATGGAAAATAAGGGTTATAAAGCCCCTTATCGTTCTCTTGCCCGTTACGGTTCATCTCCAACTGCTGAGGTTATGGTGGAAGAAATGCATGATAGCAACCGCCATTCCCAGTATTTTAGAATGAAAGCGGCTGCAAAAAAAAATATTCTGGACCGGGTTAAGTCATCTATTTCCTCCCATAAAATTGCCATGGGTAATCTGGAAGAGTACGGATTGATTAAATGTAAGTCATGTTCTAAAAAATATCGTGTTTTTGAAATATACTATCAAAATAATTCTTTTTCACCCTGTTCCTGTAATTCATCTAACTTTGAGTTAGAAGTAAATAAACAGGGGGTCTGGCAGCTGGGCATTATACCTCATCTTCCCTTATCTGGAGATTATATGGTTAAAATGTCTCATTTAACTGCCTGGGGCCGGGAATCATTTAAAAAAATAATCAAAGTTCTTAAACAAGAAAGGAAAGGCGTAGTCAAAACCATATCTTTAGTTATAAAAGTAATGGAATCTGGCAGATGGATCCGGAAGAGGATAACCATTGATGCAGAGGATAATGAAAATTATGAAAGAGATTTAAGGAATAAATATGGTTCAAATATGCGCATTGAATTTTTACAGTTTCATCGTAAAAAACCAGCCATACTTAATGACCGGCATACCAGAACCGCCCTGGCTTTATCCTATGTGCAATTTGCCGAGAAAATTGTAGAGGAGATAGAAGAAAAGGTAATTTCACATTATATTAAAAACCCTGCCAAACTCCAGTTATATGATGATCTGGTTTTAGAATCTAAATCAATAGCAGAAGACCCTTTAGGAGAATTTGAAAACTTAGAGGATATCCAGGAAGAAAAACTCAATAAACTACTTATTGAAAATGGTTTAATGACTTCTTATGGTGATTTTAAAAGGGAGTTGCAGCAAGACCTTAATTCTAGAGCCCGCTTAGAAAAAAAAATTTTTCCAGGTATCTCCCTGACCATGATAATGTGGGATATAATAAAATATTATTTAAGTACTTCCTATGACCGTAGAAACAAATTTTCAGGTCCTTTTCCTTATTTACGTCCTAATATGGACAGAAATCAGATAAAAGTATTTCAAGAATTTGATAAAGAAGTGGTGGATATACTAAAAATTTTCAATAACGAGAATATTGAATATATTCCCCATATACAGAATATAGTGGCCAAAAAATTTGATATGGAACAAAAAATGAAAGGTTTGCATATGAAATCAAACCCTCCAGCATTTGGAGCGGCAGTTTTAAGCCTGGAATCTGAAATTCCAATAAATAGATGTGCTGAGCTATTTTCTGTTTCCCTGGAAGAGTTAAATATGGAAAAGAGGAATATTGAAACTTTTGGAAAACCCAGCACCACCAAAGCTAAAAAGTTTTTGGAAATGATAAAAAAGTAG
- a CDS encoding class I SAM-dependent methyltransferase, protein MIKIVYDIKIYRENIKRIIEKDDVVVELGCHVGNSTRMIAEKAFQGKLIAIDNSPEALPCMNKLMVDYPYLEFINADVRLHETLEYVFKKIKRCDVLLIDLGGGYHPDTTFKVYFIWSSALKPKKTIIRNRGLVDFVLSSQTEEIISSTEGWLESSGDAGIPPSIKEFKLWSNKL, encoded by the coding sequence ATGATAAAAATTGTATATGATATTAAAATCTATCGTGAAAATATAAAGCGAATCATCGAAAAAGACGATGTTGTGGTAGAATTAGGGTGCCATGTTGGTAATTCCACCAGAATGATAGCTGAAAAAGCATTTCAGGGTAAATTAATAGCTATAGATAACAGTCCAGAAGCATTACCCTGTATGAATAAGTTAATGGTAGATTATCCTTACTTAGAATTCATAAATGCAGATGTGAGACTTCATGAAACTCTGGAGTATGTATTTAAGAAAATCAAAAGATGCGATGTATTATTGATTGATTTAGGAGGCGGATACCATCCGGATACCACATTCAAAGTTTATTTCATATGGTCTTCTGCATTAAAACCAAAAAAGACCATAATAAGAAATAGGGGACTGGTAGATTTTGTTCTTTCCTCCCAAACAGAGGAAATAATAAGTTCAACTGAGGGGTGGTTGGAATCCAGTGGTGATGCTGGCATTCCCCCCAGTATAAAGGAATTTAAGCTATGGTCAAATAAGCTATAG
- a CDS encoding 2-amino-3,7-dideoxy-D-threo-hept-6-ulosonate synthase, translated as MIGKTIRIERIIDRKTGKSVIVPMDHGVSIGPVPGIIDMTETIDEVASGGANAVLMHKGMVDCGHRGYGSDIGLIIHLSASTSLGSDPDHKVLVTSVEKAIKLGADAVSVHVNVGSEREPEMLIKLGTISEICDDWGMPLIAMMYPRGKKISDEHNADVVKLAARAGAELGADIVKTNYTGDPDTFKEVIDGCPVPVVIAGGPKVETEQELLEMVKNSIEVGGAGVAIGRNVFQAKSPQRTTRAISEIVHNKLDVDEALKIIKG; from the coding sequence ATGATAGGTAAAACAATCAGAATTGAAAGGATCATTGACCGGAAAACCGGAAAAAGCGTAATAGTTCCCATGGACCATGGTGTTTCCATTGGCCCGGTACCAGGTATCATCGATATGACTGAAACCATTGATGAAGTTGCCAGTGGCGGTGCAAATGCAGTTTTAATGCATAAAGGAATGGTAGACTGTGGACATAGAGGATATGGTAGTGACATAGGACTCATAATACATCTTTCAGCCAGTACATCTCTGGGATCAGATCCAGACCATAAAGTTCTGGTTACTTCTGTAGAAAAGGCCATTAAATTAGGTGCTGATGCAGTTTCAGTACATGTAAATGTAGGTTCAGAAAGAGAGCCAGAAATGTTAATTAAATTGGGAACAATTTCTGAAATCTGTGATGATTGGGGCATGCCCTTAATTGCTATGATGTACCCCCGGGGAAAGAAGATTTCCGATGAACACAATGCAGATGTGGTAAAATTAGCTGCCCGGGCTGGTGCTGAATTAGGTGCAGATATTGTTAAAACAAATTACACCGGAGATCCAGATACATTTAAGGAAGTAATTGATGGATGTCCTGTTCCAGTAGTAATTGCCGGTGGTCCTAAAGTGGAAACTGAACAGGAATTACTGGAAATGGTGAAAAATTCAATTGAGGTTGGTGGGGCAGGTGTGGCCATAGGAAGAAATGTTTTCCAGGCAAAATCTCCTCAAAGGACCACTCGAGCAATCTCAGAGATTGTTCATAATAAATTAGATGTGGATGAAGCTTTAAAAATAATTAAAGGTTGA
- the metG gene encoding methionine--tRNA ligase, whose translation MSKIFITCALPYANGPTHLGHLRSTYIPADIYARYNRMKGRDVLFVCATDEHGTPIAVKAEKEGKKPFDIASRYYGMIKKDLDECNISFDNFSRTTDKVHYDIAQNFFLDLYKKGFIYEKEIKQPYCKECVRFLPDRYVEGTCPQCGVEGARGDHCESCGRHLEPTQLVDPRCLICEGEPLIKESQHYFFKLSYFQDDIKNWIVSNDEMPANVKNYALQWIKEGLKDWILTRDMDWGVPVPLEDAGGKIIYVWGEAFLGYISSAVKWSQKTGTPWKNYWDDKAIHFIGKDIIYHHSIFWPALLMAYGCTLPQNIIAGEYLSLEGQKMSTSKNWVIWTSDFIKNFEVDILRYYLTINAPLTRDTDFSWDDFQRRVNDELADVLGNFLHRTFSFTTRFFQGKLPELTSPDREDEEFEKIITDAPTHIGDLLENYKFREALVAIIKLAKKGNKYFNDQEPWKAVKDNPEKAGNCLFLCNQLAKTISMLIYPYMPSKSEEIRKILNLEDEELSWKDASKFMVPGHTINQSKPLFLKIDDDIIKIEKEKLYHSLEETKEEETMKKLISIDDFAKMEFKIGKVIAAETVKGSSNLLKLQVDLKDKKIQVVAGLSQKYSPEDILNKKVVVLVNLEPAKLFGVKSEGMILATSESLSLLSAETADIGEIIK comes from the coding sequence TTGAGTAAAATATTCATCACATGTGCACTACCTTATGCTAATGGCCCTACTCATTTAGGTCATTTAAGGTCCACTTATATACCTGCAGATATTTATGCTCGTTATAACCGGATGAAAGGCAGAGATGTTCTTTTTGTCTGTGCAACTGACGAGCATGGTACCCCCATAGCTGTAAAAGCTGAAAAAGAAGGTAAAAAACCTTTTGATATTGCCAGTAGATATTATGGAATGATAAAAAAAGATCTGGATGAGTGTAATATATCATTTGATAATTTTAGTCGGACCACAGATAAAGTCCATTATGATATTGCTCAGAACTTCTTTTTAGATCTTTATAAAAAGGGTTTCATCTATGAAAAAGAGATAAAACAGCCCTACTGTAAGGAATGTGTCAGGTTTCTTCCAGATAGATATGTGGAAGGAACCTGTCCCCAATGCGGTGTAGAGGGTGCCCGGGGAGATCATTGCGAATCCTGTGGTCGGCATCTGGAACCCACCCAGCTGGTGGATCCTCGCTGTTTAATCTGTGAAGGCGAACCTCTAATAAAAGAATCTCAACACTATTTCTTCAAATTAAGCTATTTTCAGGACGATATTAAAAATTGGATTGTTTCTAATGATGAAATGCCTGCTAATGTTAAAAATTATGCTCTCCAATGGATTAAAGAGGGTTTGAAGGATTGGATACTCACCAGAGATATGGATTGGGGGGTGCCCGTACCTCTGGAGGATGCAGGGGGTAAAATAATATATGTATGGGGAGAGGCATTCCTGGGATACATATCTTCAGCAGTGAAATGGTCACAAAAAACCGGTACCCCCTGGAAAAATTACTGGGATGATAAAGCAATCCACTTTATTGGGAAAGATATTATTTACCACCATTCCATATTTTGGCCAGCTTTGCTGATGGCTTATGGGTGTACTCTGCCCCAGAATATAATTGCAGGAGAATACCTATCTCTAGAGGGCCAAAAGATGTCTACCAGTAAAAACTGGGTTATATGGACTTCTGATTTTATTAAAAACTTCGAAGTAGATATCTTAAGGTATTATTTAACCATAAATGCTCCTTTAACACGGGACACTGATTTTTCATGGGATGATTTCCAGAGAAGAGTTAATGATGAGCTAGCCGATGTTTTAGGAAACTTTTTACACCGCACTTTCTCTTTCACCACCCGTTTTTTCCAGGGTAAATTACCAGAACTAACTTCACCGGATAGAGAGGATGAAGAATTTGAAAAAATCATAACAGATGCCCCCACCCACATAGGAGATCTTCTGGAAAATTATAAATTCCGGGAAGCGCTGGTGGCTATAATTAAGCTGGCCAAGAAGGGAAATAAATATTTTAATGATCAGGAACCCTGGAAAGCAGTGAAAGATAACCCTGAAAAGGCTGGCAACTGCCTTTTCTTATGTAATCAGCTGGCCAAAACAATTTCCATGCTGATTTATCCCTATATGCCTTCTAAATCTGAAGAAATTAGAAAAATATTGAATTTAGAAGATGAAGAATTATCATGGAAGGATGCCAGTAAATTTATGGTACCGGGACACACCATTAACCAATCCAAGCCATTATTCCTCAAAATAGATGATGATATAATTAAAATTGAAAAAGAAAAACTTTACCACAGCCTGGAAGAAACTAAAGAGGAAGAAACTATGAAAAAATTAATTAGTATTGATGATTTTGCAAAAATGGAATTTAAAATAGGTAAAGTAATTGCTGCTGAAACAGTTAAAGGTTCCAGTAATCTACTGAAGCTGCAGGTAGATTTAAAAGATAAAAAAATTCAGGTAGTTGCGGGTCTATCTCAAAAATATTCTCCTGAGGATATTTTGAATAAAAAAGTGGTGGTGCTGGTAAATCTGGAACCTGCCAAGTTGTTTGGTGTTAAATCAGAAGGTATGATCCTGGCCACTTCAGAGAGTCTCTCCCTCTTAAGTGCTGAAACCGCAGATATTGGTGAAATAATAAAATGA
- the priS gene encoding DNA primase catalytic subunit PriS produces the protein MFEAASLEERKRYYREEWKVDDLPEFITEELNKREFGFDHLGKGPNDRYKIFKNKDQLRKFLRYRSPFAAYCSVAFYNKPWKRGDWQKSELVFDVDAKDLPVRSCNCEGVCEICLNEALLIVKDILDTLKGDLGLKNIHVIYSGRGYHIRVLDPEIMQFDSDVRAQVLKYVSGAENPKNKYFLGPEQGQKPYELEHFTIPLGYPSVFTSRMKYVILHLTGEESIENVNPRLLKDVIKNRHLLEEDQWGLFKNKIGPIRYKKLVEGISKLNMGLIDAKVSIDLKRILRLPSSLHSKVSMRCMEVQNLEKFDPIKKAVPKFVLERKEV, from the coding sequence ATTTTTGAAGCAGCCAGCTTAGAGGAACGTAAAAGATATTATCGGGAAGAATGGAAGGTGGATGACTTACCTGAATTTATAACTGAGGAATTAAATAAAAGGGAATTTGGGTTTGATCATCTGGGAAAAGGCCCTAATGACCGTTATAAGATTTTTAAAAATAAGGATCAATTAAGAAAATTTCTAAGGTACCGATCACCATTTGCAGCTTATTGCTCGGTGGCTTTTTATAATAAACCATGGAAAAGAGGGGACTGGCAAAAATCAGAACTGGTTTTTGATGTTGATGCCAAAGATTTGCCAGTAAGATCCTGTAACTGTGAGGGTGTCTGTGAAATATGTCTAAATGAAGCTCTTCTTATTGTAAAAGATATACTGGATACTTTGAAGGGTGATTTAGGTTTAAAAAATATTCATGTAATTTATTCCGGGAGAGGATACCATATCCGGGTACTGGACCCGGAAATAATGCAGTTTGATAGTGATGTTAGAGCCCAGGTACTTAAATATGTTAGTGGTGCGGAAAATCCGAAAAATAAATATTTTCTGGGCCCCGAGCAGGGACAAAAACCCTATGAATTGGAACATTTTACCATACCTCTGGGATATCCTTCAGTTTTCACCAGCAGGATGAAATATGTTATTCTTCACCTTACCGGGGAGGAAAGTATTGAAAATGTAAATCCTAGATTATTAAAAGATGTTATAAAAAACCGCCATCTTCTGGAAGAAGATCAATGGGGTTTATTTAAAAATAAAATCGGACCTATACGCTATAAGAAGTTAGTGGAAGGTATTTCAAAACTTAATATGGGCTTAATTGATGCCAAGGTATCAATTGACCTGAAAAGGATTTTAAGATTGCCTTCCTCACTACACTCCAAGGTCTCCATGCGGTGTATGGAGGTTCAAAATCTAGAAAAGTTCGATCCAATAAAAAAAGCAGTTCCTAAGTTTGTATTAGAACGAAAAGAAGTTTAA
- the cca gene encoding CCA tRNA nucleotidyltransferase, with protein sequence MNYDSILSYIKPDKKEKTEVEELSNKIINLLDSLSLEKDIPSKAVLVGSVAKGTWLSGKADIDIFLNFPLDTSLQDLKKNGLLLGHECIKKMGGVAEERYASHPYVTGTIEGYEIDFVPCYAIKNSSELKSAVDRTNLHNIYIQENLKKDQLNEVLLLKKFMYGVETYGSEFKVGGFAGYLCELLILEYGTFEGVLKAAAHLWKPGLIIDLEDYHTGENFTEPLVVVDPVDKNRNVAAALTLQKMSEFVAASRNFLGNPKEDYFSKINLKGNFKLVEKLLTNRGTETILISFKPPEIPSDAIYPQLKKTSDSISQKLSDEGFIVENKGYWTDEVDLAVLILELSSGSLPEYKKNVGPELWNEFHSTKFLEKYGNKAYLEKDRWVVDIPRKQRDVYRFLNYYLQKENIHHLKTGKHLKKKILEHYEIQNISDFMGKTTHPEILEFLFRFLNPGVHLWR encoded by the coding sequence ATGAATTACGATTCTATTTTAAGTTATATCAAACCAGATAAAAAAGAAAAAACTGAAGTGGAAGAATTATCTAATAAAATCATAAATTTGCTGGATAGTCTGTCCTTAGAAAAAGATATTCCATCTAAAGCGGTTCTGGTAGGTTCAGTAGCCAAGGGTACCTGGCTTTCTGGAAAGGCAGATATTGATATATTTTTAAATTTCCCACTGGATACTTCACTGCAGGATTTAAAAAAAAATGGTCTACTTTTAGGCCATGAATGTATTAAAAAAATGGGTGGTGTAGCTGAAGAACGTTACGCCTCCCATCCCTATGTTACCGGTACCATTGAGGGATATGAAATAGATTTTGTACCATGTTATGCTATCAAAAACTCCAGCGAGCTAAAATCAGCCGTTGATAGAACCAATCTCCATAACATCTACATCCAAGAGAACTTGAAAAAAGACCAGTTAAATGAGGTCTTACTTCTTAAAAAGTTCATGTATGGTGTGGAAACATATGGATCTGAATTTAAAGTTGGAGGATTTGCTGGTTATCTATGTGAGTTACTTATATTAGAATATGGTACTTTTGAAGGGGTATTAAAAGCTGCTGCCCATTTATGGAAACCCGGCTTGATTATTGATCTGGAAGATTACCATACTGGAGAAAATTTTACAGAACCCCTGGTGGTGGTGGATCCGGTGGATAAAAACCGGAATGTTGCTGCTGCTTTAACACTCCAAAAGATGTCAGAATTTGTAGCAGCCTCTAGAAATTTCCTGGGTAATCCTAAAGAAGATTATTTTTCAAAAATAAACTTAAAGGGGAATTTCAAATTAGTTGAGAAACTTTTAACAAACAGAGGTACCGAAACCATTTTAATTTCTTTTAAACCTCCGGAAATTCCCTCTGATGCAATTTATCCTCAGTTAAAAAAAACATCGGATTCTATTTCCCAAAAATTGTCTGATGAAGGTTTTATAGTGGAAAATAAGGGATACTGGACAGATGAAGTTGATTTGGCAGTACTGATTCTGGAATTAAGTTCAGGGAGTCTTCCGGAATATAAAAAAAATGTGGGGCCAGAGTTATGGAATGAGTTCCATAGTACCAAGTTTCTGGAAAAATATGGCAATAAGGCCTATCTGGAAAAAGATCGCTGGGTAGTGGATATTCCCCGAAAACAAAGAGATGTTTACCGTTTCCTGAATTATTATCTGCAAAAGGAAAATATACATCATTTAAAAACAGGAAAACATCTTAAAAAGAAAATATTAGAGCATTATGAAATTCAGAATATATCTGATTTTATGGGGAAAACTACCCATCCAGAAATTTTAGAGTTTCTATTTAGATTTTTAAATCCAGGAGTGCATTTATGGAGATAA
- the priL gene encoding DNA primase large subunit PriL, whose protein sequence is MVLLSFLNPFSEEAEQIVREKSSLEELFNKNKDLIDIIAHTNSQNISNDELIPHTLAELAVKRLEWFVRKKNDKKYDHNDYSFLMNPDMAIYDIISFYIAAQSIGIRFNPNSRESRVFIESQGQLVQERLEKLSTSLRKEVVAKLLNQLIPLDNISWTSLGELFGSRKINLTDLIIDQGEVILDKEDFIYRFSDKIIGRVPEKMYDILIGDQIKELIINRMIMQNTENYLLKVHEMASNIEAHPSLIVIADEISKMLKERTSIFSGSGDIQASKLVGEAFPPCIKNTIDGVSSGNRNDAIVLLLTSFISYARLYPSVFKNETNLKISDLDKGLKITNNEILPVIYEAAGRCTPPLFEDDPQEKLNITAKLGFGVHRVPDLNNEGESKWYTPMSCEKIKIHLPVLCKPDKDCKKISNPLSYYNRRKWIMNQSPDSKSPEEKDKSTKKED, encoded by the coding sequence ATGGTTTTGTTATCATTTTTAAATCCATTTTCTGAGGAAGCAGAACAGATTGTCAGGGAAAAAAGTTCATTAGAAGAATTATTCAATAAAAATAAAGATTTAATTGATATCATAGCCCATACCAATTCTCAAAATATTTCTAATGATGAGCTAATACCCCATACTCTGGCTGAATTAGCGGTGAAAAGGTTGGAATGGTTTGTAAGGAAAAAAAATGATAAGAAATATGATCATAATGACTACTCATTTTTGATGAACCCTGATATGGCCATCTATGATATTATATCTTTTTATATAGCTGCTCAATCTATCGGGATAAGATTTAATCCTAATTCCAGGGAAAGCAGAGTTTTTATTGAATCCCAGGGACAATTAGTCCAGGAAAGACTGGAAAAATTAAGCACATCTTTGAGAAAGGAGGTGGTGGCTAAACTTCTAAACCAGCTCATTCCTCTGGATAATATTTCCTGGACTTCCCTGGGCGAACTTTTTGGTTCTAGAAAAATCAATTTAACTGACCTGATAATTGATCAAGGAGAGGTTATTTTAGATAAAGAGGATTTCATATATCGATTTTCAGATAAAATCATAGGAAGAGTCCCGGAAAAGATGTACGATATTTTGATTGGGGATCAAATAAAAGAACTTATAATTAACCGGATGATAATGCAGAATACAGAAAACTATCTACTTAAAGTCCATGAAATGGCATCCAATATTGAAGCCCATCCCTCTTTAATTGTGATTGCAGATGAAATCTCTAAAATGTTAAAGGAGAGGACTTCTATTTTTTCAGGAAGTGGTGATATCCAGGCCTCTAAATTAGTAGGAGAAGCTTTCCCACCGTGTATAAAAAATACTATTGATGGAGTTAGTTCTGGAAACCGTAATGATGCCATTGTACTCCTTTTAACCTCATTTATATCTTATGCAAGATTATACCCCTCAGTTTTTAAAAATGAAACTAATTTAAAAATCTCAGATCTGGATAAAGGACTTAAAATAACTAATAACGAGATATTGCCTGTAATTTATGAAGCGGCTGGGCGCTGCACTCCCCCTCTTTTTGAAGATGACCCTCAGGAAAAACTGAATATAACGGCTAAATTAGGTTTTGGTGTACATAGGGTGCCTGATTTAAATAATGAAGGCGAAAGTAAATGGTATACTCCCATGAGTTGTGAAAAGATAAAGATACACCTCCCGGTTTTATGTAAACCAGATAAAGACTGTAAAAAGATCAGCAATCCCCTTTCTTATTACAACCGGCGAAAATGGATAATGAATCAATCCCCTGATTCAAAATCTCCTGAAGAAAAAGATAAATCCACTAAAAAGGAAGATTAG
- a CDS encoding 3-dehydroquinate synthase II gives MKFAWIMAPETEWEEKKSYITTALESGIDHVLDLSDVENIRKLGSINVISNQDDADIILVGKNGEGDGTLHLPIDLDDSKDLAVASSFKRKSKIVAAYVEIDSKKHEELARKLGRVVDYLILVGSDWKVIPLENIIADLQKEKVKVIAAVSDYEEARLALETLEHGTDGILIQPQHYSEIKKIAELLDKIKSENYDLKVATLTRVEPVGSGDRVCIDTCSIMNVGEGMLIGSYSKGLFLVHSESLESEYVASRPFRVNAGPVQAYVMTPDNKTKYLSEIETGDEVLIVDDKGKTKNAIVGRVKIEKRPLILLEAEYEDTKIKTLLQNAETIRLVSDEGETVSVSDLKEGDKVMVYLDKGARHFGMSIEESIIEK, from the coding sequence ATGAAATTCGCTTGGATTATGGCCCCTGAAACAGAATGGGAAGAAAAAAAGAGTTACATTACCACTGCACTGGAATCAGGAATTGATCACGTTCTGGATTTGTCTGATGTTGAAAATATCAGGAAATTAGGAAGTATAAATGTTATATCAAATCAGGACGATGCAGATATAATTTTAGTGGGAAAAAATGGTGAAGGTGACGGGACCCTCCATCTGCCTATAGATTTAGATGATTCAAAAGATTTAGCCGTTGCTTCCAGTTTTAAAAGAAAATCTAAAATTGTGGCGGCCTATGTAGAAATTGACAGTAAAAAACATGAAGAACTGGCCAGAAAATTAGGTAGAGTTGTAGATTACCTCATTTTAGTAGGTAGTGACTGGAAAGTTATTCCTCTGGAAAATATTATTGCCGATTTGCAAAAAGAAAAAGTAAAAGTAATTGCTGCAGTTTCTGATTACGAAGAGGCCAGATTAGCTTTAGAAACACTGGAACATGGCACTGATGGTATTCTTATCCAACCCCAGCATTACTCGGAAATTAAAAAAATTGCAGAATTACTGGATAAAATCAAATCAGAAAATTATGACTTAAAAGTAGCCACTCTAACCCGTGTAGAGCCAGTTGGTTCTGGAGACCGGGTATGTATTGATACCTGTTCTATAATGAATGTAGGGGAAGGTATGCTTATTGGTTCCTATTCTAAAGGACTTTTCCTGGTCCATAGTGAATCACTAGAAAGTGAGTATGTTGCCTCGAGGCCTTTTAGAGTGAATGCCGGTCCGGTACAGGCCTATGTCATGACCCCTGATAATAAAACCAAGTACCTCTCTGAAATTGAAACGGGTGATGAAGTACTTATTGTAGATGATAAGGGAAAAACTAAAAACGCCATTGTGGGTCGGGTAAAAATAGAAAAAAGACCTTTGATATTATTAGAAGCAGAATATGAAGACACTAAGATTAAAACTCTACTTCAAAATGCAGAAACAATAAGACTGGTAAGTGATGAAGGTGAAACAGTTTCTGTTTCAGATTTGAAAGAAGGTGACAAAGTTATGGTTTATCTGGATAAAGGAGCCCGACATTTTGGTATGTCCATTGAGGAGAGCATAATAGAAAAATAA